A DNA window from Thermoplasmatales archaeon contains the following coding sequences:
- a CDS encoding DUF401 family protein, which translates to MIDLTLLSIFLSFSVIIFLVAKRKNFAISVFAGIIILSVFDYKNLPENLYKTATDWTVIALIFIIFLINLLSTILQEGGAMGELVKFLSQKLSYRGLLIAIPSLFGMLPVPGGALMSAPLIDKGGEKNELTFLNLWYRHVWFIILPISTPLVLVADLAGVSIYKLILMQFPIFLLSFFLAMPVVKKFSRKKEKESEGNYLAIFPILLTVSLAIILSFFMHTYLSFLISLSIGIILAVAISMKRKIYFLKKGLVSLLIAIFGIMLLKNMIISMKAPEIIYSYLSNFNPVAMIAIIPFLVGTITANNLAAIGILYPLLSPFIFDIKLVSLLYISSFIGYLVSPVHPCLVLTYEYFKPKLTDLYKLLLPPAILVIIISAIIYSL; encoded by the coding sequence ATGATTGATTTAACTCTATTATCAATATTTTTGTCATTTTCAGTTATCATTTTTTTGGTTGCAAAAAGAAAAAATTTTGCAATATCAGTTTTTGCGGGAATTATAATTCTTTCAGTATTTGATTATAAAAATCTGCCAGAAAATCTATATAAGACCGCAACAGATTGGACTGTAATAGCTTTAATATTCATAATTTTTTTAATAAATCTGTTATCCACAATTCTACAAGAAGGAGGGGCAATGGGGGAGCTTGTAAAATTTTTGAGCCAAAAACTTTCTTACAGAGGGCTTTTGATTGCGATACCCTCGTTGTTTGGTATGCTCCCTGTGCCTGGCGGGGCGCTGATGTCCGCGCCACTTATAGACAAAGGAGGAGAGAAAAATGAGCTGACTTTTTTGAATTTATGGTATCGACATGTATGGTTTATAATTTTACCAATTTCAACTCCTCTTGTTCTTGTTGCGGATCTGGCTGGCGTTAGTATATACAAATTGATTTTGATGCAATTTCCTATATTTTTATTGAGCTTCTTTTTAGCTATGCCAGTTGTTAAAAAATTTTCTAGGAAAAAGGAAAAGGAGAGTGAGGGTAATTATCTTGCAATATTTCCTATTCTTTTAACTGTTTCATTGGCAATAATTTTATCATTTTTTATGCATACCTACTTATCCTTTCTAATCTCTCTTAGCATTGGAATTATTCTTGCGGTGGCAATATCCATGAAGAGAAAAATTTATTTTTTAAAAAAAGGATTAGTTAGCTTATTAATTGCAATATTTGGAATAATGCTTTTGAAAAATATGATAATTTCGATGAAAGCCCCGGAAATAATATATTCCTATCTCTCAAATTTTAATCCAGTGGCAATGATAGCAATAATCCCATTTTTGGTTGGAACAATCACCGCAAATAATTTGGCAGCAATTGGAATACTCTATCCTTTACTATCTCCCTTTATATTTGATATCAAACTAGTGAGCTTATTATATATTTCCTCGTTCATTGGTTATTTGGTATCTCCTGTTCATCCTTGTTTAGTACTGACATACGAGTATTTCAAGCCAAAGCTCACGGATTTATATAAACTCCTTCTCCCTCCTGCAATATTGGTTATAATTATTTCCGCAATAATTTACTCTCTATAG
- a CDS encoding 4-demethylwyosine synthase TYW1, which produces MHVKEILEKQGYAVVGRHSAVKLCYWLKKALVENIPCYKSTFYGIKSHRCLQMTPAAYHCTQKCLYCWRFQGFTLKEIKREEADDPKFILEKSIEEQRRLLSGYKGNKKVRIEDWKEAIEPKHVACSLTGEPTLYPFLSEFFEECHKRGMTTFLVTNGTNPEFIEKMDTLPKQIYVTIAAPNEDLYKKLCCPLVKDGWKKINETIELLPSLNTRTVIRHTLVKDWNLGYEEEYARIDEKSDAWFIEPKGYMHVGYSKERMHRNNMPNHEEIRNFAEKLSDLTGYKIEDERVDSRVVLLGRGKKREI; this is translated from the coding sequence ATACATGTGAAGGAGATACTGGAAAAGCAGGGTTATGCAGTTGTTGGCAGGCACTCCGCTGTAAAACTCTGCTACTGGCTAAAAAAAGCACTGGTTGAAAATATACCATGTTACAAGAGCACTTTTTATGGAATAAAAAGCCACCGTTGCTTGCAGATGACGCCTGCCGCCTATCATTGCACTCAGAAATGTCTTTACTGCTGGCGTTTTCAAGGTTTTACTCTAAAAGAAATTAAAAGGGAAGAGGCGGATGACCCAAAATTTATATTGGAAAAGAGTATTGAGGAACAAAGAAGGCTTTTGAGCGGTTATAAAGGAAACAAGAAGGTTAGAATTGAGGATTGGAAAGAGGCAATTGAACCAAAGCATGTTGCATGCTCATTAACTGGTGAGCCTACCTTATATCCCTTCCTGAGCGAGTTTTTTGAAGAATGCCATAAAAGGGGAATGACAACTTTTCTTGTAACAAATGGAACAAATCCAGAATTTATTGAAAAAATGGACACATTGCCAAAACAGATTTATGTAACAATTGCTGCCCCTAATGAAGATTTGTATAAGAAATTATGTTGCCCATTAGTCAAAGATGGCTGGAAAAAAATTAACGAAACAATTGAATTGCTTCCATCATTAAATACGAGAACAGTTATAAGACATACTCTGGTTAAGGATTGGAATCTTGGTTATGAAGAGGAATATGCCAGGATAGATGAAAAAAGCGATGCATGGTTTATAGAGCCAAAAGGATATATGCACGTTGGCTATTCAAAAGAGAGAATGCATCGCAACAATATGCCAAATCATGAAGAAATAAGAAATTTTGCAGAAAAATTAAGTGATTTAACAGGCTATAAAATAGAAGATGAAAGGGTTGATTCAAGGGTTGTATTGCTCGGAAGAGGAAAAAAGAGGGAGATATGA
- a CDS encoding DUF763 domain-containing protein, whose amino-acid sequence MEKTGIADLPLHYGKAPAWLYKRMVRLADAISAIIIEEYGEEKLLELLSNPYWFQSFSCVLGYDWHSSGTTTVTCACLKEALSKYGIMAAGGKGMAKRTLEEIEEKAGEIYDKISYASRMTAKVDSAALQDGYELYHHMIIFDSYGRWIVIQQGMDKENRYARRYHWIWKIKNFVEEPHSGIIGKKGIALNMTDKESEEARNVSVDIVKEKPSWVYKQFMKIRSCKLYQSTLDGKMLALRMPEKINWNALREAYEIQPRNFEEMLAIKGIGASTVRALAYISDLIYGCPPSWNDPVKYSFAVGGKDGVPYPVNRKAMDEATNILIQSLEEAKIGKKDKIEAIKKLKIFVE is encoded by the coding sequence GTGGAAAAAACTGGTATAGCGGATTTACCCCTGCACTACGGAAAAGCACCCGCCTGGCTGTATAAAAGAATGGTAAGGCTAGCGGATGCAATTTCTGCGATCATAATAGAAGAATATGGTGAGGAAAAACTGCTCGAACTTCTTTCCAATCCCTACTGGTTCCAAAGCTTCTCCTGCGTATTGGGCTATGACTGGCATTCTTCAGGCACCACCACTGTTACTTGCGCCTGCCTCAAGGAGGCGCTTTCCAAATATGGAATTATGGCAGCTGGGGGAAAAGGAATGGCAAAAAGAACACTTGAGGAAATTGAGGAGAAGGCTGGGGAGATTTATGATAAAATCTCTTATGCAAGCAGGATGACCGCAAAGGTTGATAGTGCAGCACTTCAGGATGGCTATGAACTTTATCACCATATGATAATTTTTGATTCATACGGGAGATGGATTGTAATCCAGCAAGGGATGGATAAGGAAAATAGATATGCAAGAAGATACCATTGGATATGGAAGATCAAAAATTTTGTGGAAGAACCCCATTCTGGAATAATAGGGAAAAAAGGTATTGCTTTAAATATGACGGACAAAGAAAGCGAGGAAGCAAGAAATGTGAGCGTTGATATTGTAAAGGAAAAACCTTCCTGGGTTTATAAGCAATTTATGAAAATTAGATCCTGCAAGCTTTATCAATCAACTCTTGATGGAAAAATGCTTGCTTTAAGAATGCCGGAAAAAATAAACTGGAATGCCCTGAGAGAAGCGTATGAAATTCAACCAAGAAATTTTGAAGAAATGCTTGCAATAAAGGGAATTGGAGCATCTACTGTAAGAGCTCTTGCCTATATCTCTGACCTCATTTATGGATGCCCTCCTTCATGGAATGATCCGGTTAAATATTCATTTGCAGTTGGAGGAAAAGATGGAGTACCTTATCCAGTTAATAGAAAAGCAATGGATGAAGCAACGAATATTTTAATTCAGAGCTTAGAGGAGGCAAAAATAGGAAAGAAAGATAAAATTGAGGCAATTAAAAAACTAAAAATTTTTGTTGAATAA
- a CDS encoding PD-(D/E)XK nuclease family protein, producing the protein MIYSNSSINSFEACPYRFKLMYIDKIKPIRKSVETFMGNRVHEALEKLYRDKIYEKTCSLEELLEFYNNRWEKEMNPQIFVAKEYDISNYKKMGERYLIDYYNTYKPFDEGKIIALEKKVLFPINEKYWVAGVIDRVMEVDEKYEVHDYKTSVHLPTKQEIENDPQLAIYALSLKYMYDIEEIELVWHFLAFNKEIRIRKENYEDIRENLIYKIKKIEKAIKENDFPAIESSLCDYCEYQQICPIFRHRWCEDEESSSLVNKYWEVCGKISEMKEIQKQLREKLIEYAEKNKLDRIYGIGKYVDIKKYKNINFKEQDKLKEILKDCNLYENYSKIDLISLSNDFISKNLPEELYDKIKHLAEEKKDIRVYLREMEE; encoded by the coding sequence ATGATTTATTCAAATTCATCGATAAATTCTTTTGAGGCATGCCCATATAGATTTAAATTAATGTATATTGATAAAATTAAACCGATTAGAAAAAGTGTTGAAACTTTTATGGGAAACAGGGTTCATGAGGCTCTTGAAAAATTGTACAGGGATAAGATATATGAAAAAACATGCTCTTTGGAAGAGCTTCTCGAATTTTATAATAATAGGTGGGAAAAAGAAATGAATCCCCAAATTTTTGTTGCGAAAGAATATGATATAAGCAATTACAAGAAAATGGGTGAGAGATATTTAATTGACTATTACAATACATATAAACCATTTGATGAAGGTAAAATAATAGCATTAGAAAAAAAAGTTTTATTTCCCATAAATGAAAAATATTGGGTGGCGGGGGTTATTGATAGAGTAATGGAGGTAGATGAAAAATATGAAGTACATGACTATAAAACCTCAGTCCATTTGCCAACCAAACAGGAAATAGAAAATGACCCTCAACTTGCAATATATGCTTTATCCCTAAAATACATGTATGATATTGAGGAAATTGAACTTGTATGGCATTTTCTCGCTTTTAATAAGGAAATAAGAATTAGGAAAGAAAATTATGAGGATATAAGGGAAAATTTGATTTATAAGATAAAAAAGATAGAAAAGGCAATAAAAGAAAATGATTTTCCAGCAATAGAATCAAGTTTATGCGATTATTGTGAATACCAGCAAATTTGCCCCATTTTCAGGCACAGATGGTGCGAAGATGAAGAAAGCTCTTCTCTTGTAAATAAATACTGGGAGGTATGCGGTAAAATTTCTGAAATGAAAGAGATTCAGAAACAGCTAAGGGAGAAATTGATTGAATATGCAGAAAAAAACAAACTTGATAGGATATATGGAATAGGAAAATATGTGGATATTAAAAAATATAAAAATATAAATTTTAAAGAGCAAGATAAATTGAAGGAGATTTTGAAAGATTGCAATTTGTATGAAAATTATTCAAAAATTGATTTAATATCTCTATCAAATGATTTCATTTCAAAAAATCTTCCAGAAGAATTATATGATAAAATAAAGCATTTGGCGGAGGAAAAGAAAGATATAAGGGTTTATCTGAGGGAAATGGAAGAATAG